A genome region from Paludibacterium sp. B53371 includes the following:
- a CDS encoding Com family DNA-binding transcriptional regulator, whose product MNDIRCGQCGRKLASGRYLELLIKCPRCRAMNHLKAESLPSERPGAPRQGEGDGLQSYHPVAGWQATPG is encoded by the coding sequence GTGTGGCCGAAAACTGGCCTCTGGCCGATACCTTGAACTGCTGATCAAGTGCCCGCGTTGCCGGGCCATGAATCATCTGAAGGCCGAGAGCCTCCCATCCGAGCGCCCTGGAGCGCCACGACAAGGAGAAGGTGATGGACTCCAGTCCTATCATCCCGTGGCTGGGTGGCAAGCGACGCCTGGCTGA